A region of Arvicanthis niloticus isolate mArvNil1 chromosome 18, mArvNil1.pat.X, whole genome shotgun sequence DNA encodes the following proteins:
- the Mlycd gene encoding malonyl-CoA decarboxylase, mitochondrial produces the protein MRGFGPGLRSGRLLPLRYPPRPPGPRGPRLCSVLTASAMDELLRRAVPPTPAYELREKTPAPAESQCADFVSFYGGLAEASQRAELLGRLAQGFGVDHGQVAEQSAGVLQVRQQSREAAVLLQAEDRLRYALVPRYRGLFHHISQLDGGVRFLVQLRADLLEAQALKLVEGPHVREMNGVLKSMLSEWFSSGFLNLERVTWHSPCEVLQKISECEAVHPVKNWMDMKRRVGPYRRCYFFSHCSTPGEPLVVLHVALTGDIPNNIQSIVKEGPPSETEERSRITAAIFYSISLTQQGLQGVELGTFLIKRVVKELQKEFPHLGAFSSLSPIPGFTKWLLGLLNVQGKEHGRNELFTDSECKEISAVTGDPVHESLKGFLSSGEWVKSEKLAQALQGPLMRLCAWYLYGEKHRGYALNPVANFHLQNGAVMWRINWMADSSLKGLTSSCGLMVNYRYFLEETAPNSISYLGSKNIKASEQILSLVAQFQNNSKL, from the exons ATGAGAGGCTTCGGGCCAGGCTTGAGGTCTGGGCGCCTGCTCCCATTGCGGTACCCGCCGCGGCCTCCGGGGCCTCGGGGACCTAGGCTGTGCAGCGTGCTCACGGCTAGCGCCATGGACGAGCTGCTGCGGCGAGCCGTGCCACCCACGCCGGCCTATGAACTGCGCGAGAAGACGCCGGCGCCCGCCGAGAGCCAGTGCGCCGACTTCGTGAGCTTCTACGGCGGCCTGGCCGAGGCGTCCCAGCGCGCGGAGCTGCTCGGCCGCCTGGCTCAGGGCTTCGGCGTGGACCACGGCCAAGTGGCCGAGCAGAGCGCCGGAGTGCTGCAGGTGCGCCAGCAGTCGCGCGAGGCGGCCGTCCTGCTGCAGGCGGAGGACCGGCTGCGCTACGCGCTCGTGCCGCGGTACCGTGGCCTCTTCCACCACATCAGCCAGCTGGACGGCGGCGTGCGCTTCTTGGTGCAGCTGCGGGCCGATCTGCTGGAGGCGCAGGCCCTCAAACTGGTGGAGGGGCCGCACGTCCGG GAAATGAATGGAGTGCTTAAGAGCATGTTGTCCGAGTGGTTCTCCTCGGGCTTCCTGAACTTGGAGCGGGTTACCTGGCACTCACCCTGTGAGGTGCTTCAGAAGATCAGTGA GTGTGAGGCTGTGCACCCTGTGAAGAACTGGATGGACATGAAGCGGCGTGTGGGGCCGTACCGGAGATGTTACTTCTTCTCCCACTGCTCCACCCCCGGGGAACCCCTGGTGGTTCTGCATGTCGCTCTGACTGGTGACATTCCCAACAACATCCAG AGCATTGTGAAGGAGGGCCCTCCAtctgagacagaggagaggagcagGATCACTGCGGCCATCTTCTACTCCATCAGCCTGACCCAGCAGGGCCTGCAGGGGGTGGAGCTCGGGACCTTCCTCATAAAGCGAGTGGTTAAGGAGCTGCAG AAGGAGTTTCCTCATCTGGGGGCCTTTTCAAGCCTGTCACCTATACCTGGATTCACCAAGTGGCTGCTGGGTCTTCTGAATGTGCAGGGAAAGGAGCATGGGAGGAACGAGCTATTCACAGACTCAGAGTGCAAAGAAATCTCAGCGGTCACGGGTGACCCCGTTCATGAGAGCCTCAAGGGCTTCCTGAGCAGCGGTGAATGGGTGAAGTCAGAGAAGCTGGCGCAGGCACTGCAGGGGCCACTGATGAGgctgtgtgcctggtacctgtatGGTGAGAAGCACCGAGGCTATGCCCTCAACCCAGTGGCCAACTTCCATCTGCAGAATGGGGCTGTGATGTGGCGTATCAACTGGATGGCTGACAGCAGCCTCAAAGGCCTCACCAGCTCATGCGGCCTTATGGTCAACTACCGCTACTTCCTGGAGGAGACAGCCCCCAACAGCATCTCCTACCTGGGCTCCAAGAACATCAAAGCTTCTGAGCAGATCCTCAGCCTGGTAGCCCAGTTCCAGAACAACAGCAAACTCTAG